The following proteins come from a genomic window of Flavobacterium eburneipallidum:
- a CDS encoding bifunctional UDP-N-acetylmuramoyl-tripeptide:D-alanyl-D-alanine ligase/alanine racemase, which translates to MNFNLKNSVSILNAKWFGSNPETTIDTISIDSRSLQNGIHTLFFALVGHNNDGHNYISALIEKGVRNFVVTHIPEELKTKANFLVVENTLEALQQFASHHRSQFDFPIIGLTGSNGKTIVKEWLNFLLSPDYNIVRNPKSYNSQVGVPLSVIAINEKHNLGIFEAGISKVNEMEKLETIIQPTIGILTNIGSAHDEGFSNTEEKIKEKLQLFKHSEIVIYQKKEIVDKHLKEGKSKTFSWSVTDKTADIFLSKKSVLDKTVLHIQQGNQEFEIRIPFQDDASVENSISCLMILLYFKYDLETIQNRIEMLFPVEMRLEVKNGINNITIIDDSYSSDFQSLKIALDFLENQKQHHKKTIILSDIVESGLTNEELYSKVSNLIISNKITRVIAIGTTISAFENKFPNCVTFENTEDFVANFDRLTFSNETILIKGARHFQFENIVSLLEEKTHETVLEINLNAISHNLNFFKSKLKSTTKMMVMVKAFGYGSGGFEIAKLLEHHKVDYLGVAFADEGISLKSAGIKLPIMVLNPETTSFSAIIQHQLEPEIYSLKGLKAFLKIAEQRNLEHFPIHIKIDTGMHRLGFEEENIDELIATLKSNKSVSVKSILSHMATSDDLKHIDFANSQIDLFEKLSSKLMNELQIQPIRHILNTSGISNFPKAQYDMVRLGIGLYGVSNDNEEQKYLENVGTLKSVISQIKFIDSGESVGYGRRFMASKATKIATIPIGYADGISRHWGNGTGFVTINNQKATIIGSICMDMLMVDITEINCKEGDSVIIFGESPTVTYIANQLQTIPYEILTSISQRVKRVFYRE; encoded by the coding sequence TTGAATTTTAATCTAAAAAATAGCGTCTCAATACTAAATGCCAAATGGTTTGGGAGCAATCCTGAAACTACAATCGACACCATTTCCATCGACAGCCGTTCTTTGCAAAACGGAATTCATACTTTGTTTTTCGCTTTGGTAGGGCACAATAATGACGGACACAATTATATCTCGGCATTGATTGAAAAAGGTGTTCGCAACTTTGTCGTTACCCATATTCCTGAAGAATTAAAAACCAAAGCTAATTTTCTTGTTGTGGAAAATACTTTGGAAGCTTTACAGCAATTTGCCTCTCATCACCGCAGTCAGTTTGATTTTCCTATTATTGGATTGACGGGAAGTAACGGCAAAACGATAGTCAAAGAATGGCTAAACTTTTTGTTAAGTCCAGATTATAATATTGTTCGAAATCCAAAAAGTTACAACTCGCAGGTTGGTGTGCCTTTATCGGTAATTGCTATCAACGAAAAGCATAATCTCGGAATTTTTGAAGCTGGAATTTCCAAAGTGAACGAGATGGAAAAACTAGAAACCATCATCCAACCAACTATCGGAATTCTGACCAATATCGGTTCGGCACACGATGAAGGTTTTTCGAATACGGAAGAAAAAATCAAAGAAAAATTACAGCTTTTCAAACATTCTGAAATAGTAATTTATCAAAAAAAGGAAATTGTTGACAAACATTTAAAAGAAGGAAAATCGAAAACTTTCTCCTGGAGTGTTACCGATAAAACTGCCGATATTTTCCTTTCTAAAAAATCAGTTTTAGACAAAACGGTTTTACATATTCAACAAGGAAATCAAGAATTTGAAATCCGAATTCCTTTTCAGGACGATGCTTCGGTAGAAAATTCTATTTCGTGTCTGATGATTTTATTGTATTTCAAATACGATTTGGAGACTATTCAAAACCGAATAGAAATGCTGTTTCCGGTAGAAATGCGTCTTGAAGTAAAAAACGGAATTAACAATATAACGATTATTGATGACAGTTATAGTTCTGATTTTCAATCTTTAAAAATCGCTTTGGATTTTCTGGAAAACCAAAAACAACATCATAAGAAAACAATAATTTTATCGGATATTGTCGAAAGTGGATTGACCAACGAAGAATTGTATTCAAAAGTTTCTAATCTGATTATTTCGAATAAAATCACTCGAGTTATTGCCATTGGTACAACTATTTCAGCATTCGAAAATAAATTTCCGAACTGTGTTACATTCGAAAATACGGAAGATTTTGTTGCTAATTTTGATCGATTAACTTTTAGCAATGAAACGATTTTAATCAAAGGAGCAAGACATTTTCAGTTTGAAAACATAGTTTCTTTATTAGAAGAGAAAACACATGAAACCGTTTTGGAAATCAACCTGAACGCCATTAGTCACAACCTGAATTTCTTTAAATCCAAACTAAAATCGACTACCAAAATGATGGTGATGGTCAAAGCTTTTGGTTATGGCAGCGGCGGATTCGAAATTGCCAAATTACTCGAACATCACAAAGTAGATTATCTGGGTGTGGCTTTCGCCGATGAAGGAATTTCGTTAAAAAGTGCTGGAATCAAATTGCCAATTATGGTTTTGAATCCAGAAACGACTAGTTTTTCGGCAATTATTCAGCATCAATTAGAGCCTGAAATTTATAGTTTGAAAGGTTTAAAAGCTTTTCTTAAAATTGCCGAACAGCGAAATTTAGAACACTTCCCTATTCATATCAAAATTGATACGGGAATGCACCGTTTGGGTTTTGAAGAGGAGAATATCGATGAGTTAATTGCGACTTTAAAAAGTAATAAATCAGTAAGCGTAAAAAGTATTTTATCGCATATGGCGACAAGCGATGATTTGAAACACATTGATTTTGCCAATTCTCAAATCGATTTATTCGAAAAACTATCATCTAAATTGATGAATGAATTACAAATACAACCCATTCGACATATATTAAACACTTCCGGAATTAGCAATTTCCCAAAAGCGCAATACGATATGGTTCGCCTAGGCATTGGATTGTATGGAGTTTCCAACGATAATGAAGAGCAGAAATATTTAGAAAACGTAGGTACATTAAAATCGGTTATTTCACAAATCAAATTCATTGATTCAGGTGAAAGCGTAGGTTACGGCAGGCGTTTTATGGCTAGCAAAGCGACAAAAATTGCCACAATTCCCATAGGTTATGCCGACGGAATTTCTAGACATTGGGGCAATGGTACTGGATTCGTTACTATTAATAATCAGAAAGCAACCATCATTGGTAGTATTTGTATGGATATGTTAATGGTTGATATTACCGAAATCAATTGCAAGGAAGGAGATTCCGTAATTATTTTTGGCGAAAGCCCAACTGTAACATACATAGCCAATCAATTACAAACAATTCCTTATGAAATCCTGACCAGTATTTCTCAAAGAGTAAAGAGAGTTTTTTACAGGGAATAA
- a CDS encoding HopJ type III effector protein, whose amino-acid sequence MSITSFLEKLKQTQNKITFPETIAVIEENYDFTPTTFSNGTQHNEAGQNSGSCKLFAFAKLQNLSQTETLACFGAYYFEEVLGDPEGTNHQNIRNFIKLGWDGIQFEGEALALKV is encoded by the coding sequence ATGAGCATTACATCCTTTTTAGAAAAATTAAAACAAACTCAAAATAAGATTACATTTCCAGAAACCATTGCAGTAATTGAAGAAAATTACGATTTTACTCCAACGACTTTCAGCAATGGAACACAGCATAATGAAGCGGGACAAAATTCAGGTTCTTGCAAATTATTTGCTTTTGCAAAATTGCAAAACTTATCCCAAACCGAAACATTAGCTTGTTTTGGAGCTTATTATTTTGAAGAAGTATTAGGGGATCCAGAAGGAACCAACCATCAAAATATCCGTAATTTTATAAAATTAGGATGGGACGGAATTCAATTTGAAGGCGAAGCTTTGGCTTTGAAAGTCTAA
- a CDS encoding thymidine kinase has product MFLENTVNHKEQFGWIEVICGSMFSGKTEELIRRLKRAQFAKQKVEIFKPEIDTRYHDEMVVSHDSNEIRSTPVPAAANIAILAQGCDVVGIDEAQFFDDEIVKICNDLANQGIRVIVAGLDMDFKGNPFGPMPALMATAEYVTKVHAVCTKTGNLANYSHRKNNNDKLVMLGETEEYEPLSRAAYFYAMQKSEEKNKLSSDKTNKNQS; this is encoded by the coding sequence ATGTTTCTCGAAAATACAGTAAATCATAAAGAACAATTTGGTTGGATCGAAGTAATTTGTGGATCCATGTTTTCGGGCAAAACCGAGGAACTCATTCGCAGACTAAAACGTGCGCAATTTGCCAAACAAAAAGTAGAAATATTCAAGCCTGAAATTGATACCCGTTATCACGATGAAATGGTAGTTTCGCATGATTCTAACGAAATTCGCTCTACACCCGTTCCTGCTGCAGCCAATATTGCAATTTTGGCTCAAGGTTGTGATGTAGTTGGCATTGACGAAGCCCAGTTTTTTGATGATGAAATCGTGAAAATTTGCAATGATTTAGCAAATCAAGGAATTCGTGTCATTGTTGCTGGATTGGATATGGATTTCAAAGGCAATCCTTTTGGGCCAATGCCAGCCTTGATGGCGACTGCCGAATATGTGACTAAAGTTCACGCCGTTTGTACAAAAACTGGAAATCTAGCGAATTACAGTCATCGAAAAAACAACAACGACAAACTCGTTATGCTTGGCGAAACCGAAGAATACGAGCCCTTGAGCCGTGCTGCTTATTTTTATGCAATGCAGAAAAGTGAAGAAAAAAATAAATTATCTTCTGATAAAACTAATAAAAATCAATCCTAG
- the odhB gene encoding 2-oxoglutarate dehydrogenase complex dihydrolipoyllysine-residue succinyltransferase: MILEMKVPSPGESIKEVEIATWLVKDGDYVEKDQAIAEVDSDKATLELPAEASGIITLKAEEGDAVAVGAVVCHIDTAAAKPSGSAPAPAVAEAPKAAPAPVAPAPVAAAPAPAASYAAGTPSPAAKKILDEKNIAPATVSGSGKGGRITKDDAVNAVPSMGTPTGGSRGVERTKLSMLRRKVAERLVAAKNETAMLTTFNEVNMTPINLIRNEYKDAFKAKHGGLGLGYMSFFTKAVTRALELYPDVNSMMDGDHKIAFDFADISIAVSGPKGLMVPVVRNAENLTFRGVEAEIKRLALRARDGQITVDDMTGGTFTITNGGVFGSMLSTPIINPPQSGILGMHNIIERPIAVNGKVEIHPMMYVALSYDHRIIDGRESVGFLVAVKEALENPLELLMGGNAKKALEL, encoded by the coding sequence ATGATTTTAGAAATGAAAGTCCCATCACCAGGGGAATCAATTAAAGAAGTTGAAATCGCAACTTGGTTAGTAAAAGATGGCGATTATGTTGAAAAAGATCAAGCTATTGCTGAAGTTGATTCAGACAAGGCAACATTAGAATTGCCTGCAGAAGCAAGCGGTATCATTACCCTAAAAGCAGAAGAAGGTGATGCAGTAGCAGTAGGAGCAGTTGTATGTCATATTGATACCGCTGCAGCTAAACCATCGGGTTCGGCTCCTGCACCGGCAGTAGCTGAAGCACCAAAAGCAGCACCTGCACCAGTAGCGCCAGCTCCAGTAGCAGCCGCTCCAGCTCCGGCAGCATCTTACGCAGCAGGAACTCCGTCTCCGGCAGCTAAAAAAATATTAGACGAAAAAAATATCGCTCCAGCAACTGTGTCAGGATCTGGTAAAGGTGGAAGAATCACTAAAGATGATGCTGTAAATGCAGTACCTTCTATGGGAACTCCAACAGGAGGAAGCCGTGGTGTTGAGCGTACCAAATTATCAATGTTACGTCGTAAAGTAGCGGAAAGATTAGTTGCTGCTAAAAACGAAACAGCGATGTTGACTACTTTCAATGAAGTGAACATGACGCCAATCAACTTGATTCGTAATGAGTATAAAGATGCGTTTAAAGCTAAACACGGTGGACTTGGTTTAGGATATATGTCATTCTTTACAAAAGCGGTTACAAGAGCTTTAGAATTGTATCCTGATGTAAACTCAATGATGGATGGAGATCACAAAATTGCTTTTGATTTTGCCGATATTTCTATTGCAGTTTCTGGTCCAAAAGGTTTGATGGTCCCTGTAGTTCGTAACGCTGAAAACTTGACTTTCCGTGGAGTTGAAGCTGAAATTAAAAGATTGGCTTTAAGAGCACGCGACGGACAAATTACTGTTGATGATATGACAGGCGGAACATTTACTATTACAAATGGTGGTGTTTTCGGTTCTATGTTATCTACACCAATTATCAACCCTCCTCAATCTGGAATCCTTGGAATGCACAACATTATCGAGCGTCCGATTGCTGTAAACGGTAAAGTGGAAATTCATCCAATGATGTATGTAGCGCTTTCTTATGACCACAGAATCATCGACGGTCGTGAGTCTGTTGGTTTCTTGGTTGCTGTAAAAGAGGCTTTAGAAAACCCACTAGAATTATTGATGGGTGGAAATGCTAAAAAAGCATTGGAGCTATAG
- the ade gene encoding adenine deaminase: MQIQGQIVDIQNSRIYAGEITVENGKISSIIEKNHNVQDYIMPGFIDSHIHIESSMLVPSEFAKIAVLHGTVATISDPHEIANVLGASGVYYMIENGKKVPFKFHFGAPSCVPATTFESAGAVIDSEGIKELLASPDIYYLAEMMNYPGVLFDDEEVLKKIQWAKHFNKPVDGHAPGLRGEAVQKYISAGISTDHECFTFEEAEEKLSLGMKVIIREGSAAKNFEALIDLLPENYANMMFCSDDKHPDDLIVSHINSLCARAVAKGIDVFKVLQVACVNPVNHYKINVGLLKENDPADFIVVEDLINFKVKQTYINGELVAENGNSFVKHIFFETPNNFNISPKEISDFAVSGSGSKIRVIEALEGQLITNEIHHKPLIVDGQLISDTENDILKMAVVNRYQDTKPAIAFIKNFGLKKGAIASSVAHDCHNIVVVGTSDEEICNAVNLIIKNTGGVCAVNGAENKMLALPVAGIMSAKNGWETGKLYQEVDAMAKELGSNLKAPFMTLSFMALLVIPDLKLSDKGLFSGNSFSFVDLEVK, from the coding sequence ATGCAAATTCAAGGACAAATTGTCGACATTCAAAACAGTCGCATTTATGCAGGAGAAATCACTGTCGAAAACGGAAAAATTAGTTCGATAATCGAGAAAAACCACAATGTGCAAGATTACATTATGCCTGGTTTTATTGATTCCCACATTCATATAGAGAGCTCGATGCTAGTTCCTTCTGAATTTGCTAAAATTGCTGTGCTTCACGGAACTGTTGCCACGATTTCCGACCCACATGAAATTGCCAATGTACTGGGTGCTTCAGGCGTTTATTACATGATTGAAAATGGCAAAAAAGTACCATTTAAATTTCATTTTGGAGCACCATCCTGTGTTCCTGCTACCACTTTCGAAAGTGCTGGAGCTGTTATCGATTCAGAAGGAATCAAGGAATTATTGGCTTCACCTGATATTTATTATCTGGCAGAAATGATGAATTATCCCGGCGTTTTATTCGATGATGAAGAAGTTTTGAAAAAAATTCAATGGGCGAAACATTTCAATAAACCCGTCGATGGTCATGCACCAGGATTGAGAGGTGAAGCGGTTCAAAAATACATTTCGGCAGGCATTTCTACCGACCACGAATGCTTCACTTTTGAAGAAGCCGAAGAAAAATTATCCCTCGGAATGAAAGTCATTATCCGAGAAGGAAGTGCTGCCAAAAACTTCGAAGCGCTCATCGATTTACTCCCTGAAAATTATGCAAATATGATGTTTTGTTCAGACGACAAACATCCAGACGATTTGATTGTAAGTCATATCAATTCACTTTGTGCCCGTGCCGTTGCTAAAGGAATAGACGTTTTTAAAGTCTTGCAAGTGGCTTGTGTAAATCCTGTGAATCATTACAAAATCAATGTGGGTTTATTAAAAGAAAACGACCCTGCCGATTTTATCGTAGTCGAAGATTTAATTAATTTTAAAGTAAAACAAACCTATATCAACGGCGAATTAGTTGCCGAAAATGGAAACTCTTTTGTGAAACATATTTTCTTTGAAACACCTAATAATTTCAATATTAGTCCTAAAGAAATCAGTGATTTTGCTGTTTCAGGTTCAGGTTCAAAAATCAGAGTAATCGAAGCCTTGGAAGGACAATTGATTACCAATGAAATTCATCATAAACCCTTAATCGTTGATGGGCAACTAATTTCGGATACGGAAAATGACATTCTGAAAATGGCAGTTGTGAATCGCTATCAAGACACCAAACCTGCAATTGCTTTCATCAAGAATTTTGGTTTAAAAAAAGGGGCAATTGCGAGTTCAGTCGCACACGATTGTCACAATATTGTTGTAGTAGGAACTTCTGACGAGGAAATTTGCAATGCTGTTAATCTGATTATTAAAAATACAGGTGGCGTTTGTGCAGTAAATGGTGCTGAAAATAAAATGTTGGCTTTGCCTGTTGCTGGAATTATGAGCGCCAAAAATGGCTGGGAAACAGGGAAATTGTATCAAGAAGTTGATGCTATGGCAAAAGAATTAGGAAGCAATTTGAAAGCACCTTTTATGACGCTTTCGTTTATGGCTTTACTGGTAATTCCTGATTTAAAATTATCCGATAAAGGATTATTCAGTGGCAATAGTTTTTCGTTTGTGGATCTGGAGGTAAAATAA
- a CDS encoding type II toxin-antitoxin system HipA family toxin translates to MVAIADVKIWNKKVGVILWNEQRNLGVFEFDKSFLKLGLDIAPLMMPIAEAQKGNRIFSFPMLNPDTFKGLPGLLSDSLPDKFGNQIIDAWLTQQGKNSSDFNPVDRLCYIGKRGMGALEFEPTNNISVENSNPIQIQELVKFAKEVLENRQDFHTNMDNEKGFSDILQVGSSAGGARAKAIIAYNETTGEVRSSQVDGLEGFDYWLIKFDGVTNQQLGDPKGYGNIEYAYYLMAVDCGITISESKLMTENSRSHFLTKRFDRQNNQKIHMQTLCGLAHFDYNQPRIYSYEQAFQIMRQMRLPYSDMEELYRRMVFNVMSRNQDDHTKNISFLMFPDGKWQLSPAYDITYAYNPDNFWLKAHQMSVNGKRENITLEDLLAVAKNVNIKKPKAIIELCNKVLSNWSVYAEKSGIDTVQIHQIEKQILSYKL, encoded by the coding sequence ATGGTTGCGATAGCAGATGTAAAAATTTGGAATAAAAAAGTGGGCGTTATCCTTTGGAACGAACAAAGAAACCTTGGTGTTTTTGAATTCGACAAATCTTTTTTGAAGCTTGGTTTGGATATTGCGCCATTAATGATGCCTATTGCAGAAGCTCAAAAAGGCAATAGAATTTTTTCTTTTCCGATGTTGAATCCTGATACTTTCAAAGGCTTACCGGGCTTGCTTTCGGATAGTTTGCCGGATAAGTTTGGAAATCAAATTATAGATGCTTGGTTGACGCAACAAGGTAAAAATAGCAGTGATTTTAATCCAGTTGATCGCCTTTGTTATATTGGAAAACGAGGAATGGGTGCTTTAGAATTTGAACCCACTAACAACATTTCTGTCGAAAATTCGAACCCTATTCAAATTCAAGAATTGGTAAAGTTTGCCAAAGAAGTACTGGAAAACCGACAAGATTTTCATACTAATATGGATAACGAAAAAGGATTTTCAGACATTTTGCAAGTAGGAAGTTCCGCTGGTGGCGCAAGGGCAAAAGCGATTATTGCTTACAACGAAACTACTGGCGAAGTGCGTTCGAGTCAAGTAGATGGCTTGGAGGGTTTTGATTATTGGTTGATAAAATTTGACGGCGTGACTAACCAGCAATTGGGCGATCCAAAAGGCTATGGCAATATTGAATATGCTTATTATTTGATGGCTGTGGATTGCGGAATTACCATTTCTGAAAGTAAATTAATGACCGAAAATAGTCGTTCCCATTTTTTGACCAAACGGTTCGACAGACAAAATAATCAAAAAATTCACATGCAAACTTTGTGTGGATTAGCCCATTTTGATTACAATCAACCTCGAATTTATTCTTATGAACAAGCTTTTCAAATAATGCGCCAAATGAGATTGCCTTATTCTGATATGGAAGAATTGTATCGCAGAATGGTTTTTAATGTAATGTCCCGCAACCAAGATGATCATACTAAAAACATTTCGTTTTTGATGTTTCCTGACGGGAAATGGCAACTTTCTCCAGCTTATGACATTACGTACGCTTATAATCCAGATAATTTTTGGCTGAAAGCGCATCAAATGAGTGTGAATGGAAAACGAGAAAACATCACTTTGGAGGATTTATTGGCTGTTGCCAAAAATGTAAACATCAAAAAACCCAAAGCAATTATTGAATTGTGCAACAAAGTACTTTCTAATTGGAGTGTATATGCAGAAAAATCAGGAATTGACACCGTTCAAATCCATCAGATTGAGAAACAAATTTTGAGTTACAAATTGTAG
- a CDS encoding helix-turn-helix domain-containing protein has protein sequence MMQFSYNKNWYGMTDNAIVEVLCKSIKQMRLNKNISQEELSLQSGVNRVTISRMETGKAINLLTLIQLLRALEQLDLLGYLNVEPEISPMLVMEQQQKLRKKASSPRNKTL, from the coding sequence ATGATGCAATTTAGTTACAATAAAAACTGGTACGGAATGACTGATAACGCCATTGTCGAGGTGCTTTGCAAAAGCATCAAACAAATGCGTTTGAATAAAAACATTTCTCAAGAAGAACTTTCTTTACAATCAGGTGTAAATCGAGTAACCATCAGTCGTATGGAAACTGGAAAAGCTATTAATTTATTGACTTTAATTCAATTACTTCGTGCTTTAGAACAATTGGATTTGCTAGGTTATTTGAATGTTGAACCCGAAATTAGCCCAATGCTAGTGATGGAACAGCAACAAAAATTGCGTAAAAAAGCGTCTTCCCCAAGAAACAAAACCCTTTAA
- the rsmI gene encoding 16S rRNA (cytidine(1402)-2'-O)-methyltransferase, translating into MGKLYIVPTPIGNLEDMTFRAIRILKEVDLILAEDTRTSGKLLKHFEIGTHMHSHHMHNEHKTVENLISRLKVGETIALISDAGTPAISDPGFLLTRACVENKIDVECLPGATAFVPALVNSGLPNDRFIFEGFLPEKKGRQTRYLALAEETRTMILYVSPHKLVKTLAEFITYFGEDRQICVSRELSKLHEENVRGTAREVLTHFENKPPKGEIVVVVAGKVSTKENKKQTE; encoded by the coding sequence ATGGGTAAACTATACATTGTTCCAACGCCAATTGGCAACCTCGAAGACATGACTTTTAGGGCGATTCGAATTCTGAAAGAAGTCGATTTGATTTTGGCGGAAGATACCCGCACCAGCGGAAAATTATTGAAACATTTCGAGATTGGCACGCACATGCACAGCCATCACATGCACAATGAGCACAAAACGGTAGAAAATTTAATCTCTCGTTTGAAAGTCGGAGAAACCATCGCCTTGATTTCGGATGCGGGAACACCAGCAATTTCCGACCCTGGTTTTTTGCTGACTCGTGCCTGTGTTGAAAATAAAATTGATGTGGAATGTTTGCCAGGCGCAACAGCTTTTGTACCTGCTTTGGTCAATAGCGGTTTGCCAAACGACAGATTCATTTTCGAAGGATTTTTGCCTGAAAAAAAAGGGAGACAAACCCGCTATTTGGCTCTTGCCGAAGAAACTCGCACGATGATTTTGTATGTTTCACCCCATAAATTAGTCAAAACTTTAGCTGAATTTATTACATACTTTGGCGAAGACCGACAAATTTGTGTCTCCAGAGAATTATCAAAACTACACGAAGAAAATGTCCGTGGAACAGCTCGTGAAGTGTTAACCCATTTTGAAAACAAACCTCCAAAGGGTGAAATTGTTGTAGTCGTTGCAGGAAAAGTGTCAACTAAAGAAAATAAAAAACAAACAGAATAA